From the genome of Ktedonobacterales bacterium:
GAAGACCGGACTTAATGAGGCAGTAATAACTGGTACAGGAACCATTGAGGGCCTACCCCTGGCGCTGGCGGTGATGGACTTTGCCTTTGTGGGCGGGAGCATGGGGTCGGTAGTGGGCGAGAAGGTGACGCGCGCCATTGAGCGCGCCCTGGCCGACCAGAGCGCGCTCTTAATCGTTTGCACATCTGGCGGCGCGCGCATGCAAGAGGGGCTGTTCTCGCTTTTGCAGATGGCAAAGACAACGGCGGCGCTGGCAAGGCTGGGCGAGGCCCGCGTGCCGTATATCTCGCTGCTGACCGATCCCACTACTGGCGGCATTTCGGCCAGTTTTGCCTTCCTGGGCGATGTGGTGCTGGCTGAGCCTGGCGCGCTGATCGGCTTTGCCGGGCCACGAGTCATCGAGCAAGCGATGCACTCGCGCCTGCCAGCCGATGCTAATACGGCGGAGTTCGTGCTGAATCATGGGATGCTTGACGCTGTGGTATCCCGTCGCCTGCTGCGCCCAACGCTCGCGCGGCTGCTGCGCATGTACGCGGGAACACAAACACAGAGCGTGACATAGAAAATACTACTGATTGCTGGGGGGTGCGCTATGGCTTACGATCTGGATTTTGAGAAACCACTCGCTGAAATTGACCAGAAGATCAGCAGGTTACGGCGCAAAGCGGAGAAGCTGAAACCAGAGGAGCGCAAGCAGATCGGGGCATGGGAAGCGGAACTGCACGAGAAGACTGTCGAAATCTATAGCAACCTGAACTCGTGGCAGTGTGTCCAGGTGGCGCGCCATAAAGACCGGCCCTATACGCTTGATTACATCAAGCTGATGTGTGACGATTTCTTTGAACTGCGCGGTGATCGCCATTTTGGCGATGATCGCGCTATCCAGGGCGGGCTGGCGGTCATTGCCGGGCGTACCGTCATGCTGATGGGCAACCAGAAGGGGCGCGATACCAAAGAACGTATTGAATGCTCGTTTGGCATGGCGCATCCTGAGGGTTTTCGCAAAGCGATGCGTCTGATGAAACAGGCGGAGAAGTTTGGCATCCCTGTGGTGACACTGATTGACATTGCGGGCGCTGCTATTGATCTAGGCGCTGAGGAGCGGGGGCAATCGCAGGCGATTGGGGAAAATCTGCTGGTGATGGCGCAGCTTGGCGTGCCTCTGGTGGCGGTGATTATTGGGGAGGGTGGCAGCGGCGGCGCGCTGGCGCTGGGGATGGGCAATCGGGTGCTGATGCTGGAGTACAGTATCTATACGGTGGCCGCGCCAGAAGCGGCGGCTTCGATCATCTGGCGCGATACCGTCTATGCGCCGCAGACAGCCGAGGCGATGAAGGTCAAGGCGCGCGACCTGTATCAGCTTGGTCTGGTAGATGAGTTGATTGCTGAGCCGCTGGGGGGAGCGCACCGCAACCACGAGGAGGCGGCCAGAAACCTCAAGACGGCCATCCTGAAACATCTGGACGCGCTGACGCCGCTGAGTTCGGAGCAATTGGCGCGGCAGCGTTTCGAGAAGTTCCGGGCCGTTGGTAAGTTTGCTGTTGATGATCCGGTGGCTGTGCGTAGCTGACAGCCCGGTTGCCCGTATGATCGTCTGTATGCTCAGGGCAAGAGAGCGCGTTTTCCCTGGTCTCTTCTATGCTTGACTTCTGGCGTGTTCTGCGTTACCATTAAGGAGCGAGCCGGGGTGGCGGAACGGTAGACGCGCTGGTCTCAAAAACCAGTGAGGGCAACCTCGTGAGGGTTCGAGTCCCTCTCCCGGCACTAGAGATGTAGCCTGGCAAGAAACCGCCAGGCTCTTTTGTTGGGCGCCTGGTTGCATTGGATGCTTTGTTTCTGTCGGCTGATGGTGTAAGCGTGATGCTACGCTTC
Proteins encoded in this window:
- a CDS encoding acetyl-CoA carboxylase carboxyltransferase subunit alpha, with amino-acid sequence MAYDLDFEKPLAEIDQKISRLRRKAEKLKPEERKQIGAWEAELHEKTVEIYSNLNSWQCVQVARHKDRPYTLDYIKLMCDDFFELRGDRHFGDDRAIQGGLAVIAGRTVMLMGNQKGRDTKERIECSFGMAHPEGFRKAMRLMKQAEKFGIPVVTLIDIAGAAIDLGAEERGQSQAIGENLLVMAQLGVPLVAVIIGEGGSGGALALGMGNRVLMLEYSIYTVAAPEAAASIIWRDTVYAPQTAEAMKVKARDLYQLGLVDELIAEPLGGAHRNHEEAARNLKTAILKHLDALTPLSSEQLARQRFEKFRAVGKFAVDDPVAVRS
- the accD gene encoding acetyl-CoA carboxylase, carboxyltransferase subunit beta; the encoded protein is MSRSIPGNLVVKCPRCRELLIGKDWEKNLKTCPRCGHHFRLSAEERIAMLLDEESFQELDGNMLSVDPLNFVSGSQSYPTYLNGQREKTGLNEAVITGTGTIEGLPLALAVMDFAFVGGSMGSVVGEKVTRAIERALADQSALLIVCTSGGARMQEGLFSLLQMAKTTAALARLGEARVPYISLLTDPTTGGISASFAFLGDVVLAEPGALIGFAGPRVIEQAMHSRLPADANTAEFVLNHGMLDAVVSRRLLRPTLARLLRMYAGTQTQSVT